In one window of Kitasatospora sp. MMS16-BH015 DNA:
- the dapA gene encoding 4-hydroxy-tetrahydrodipicolinate synthase: protein MAPTSTPQTPFGRVLTAMVTPFTPDGALDLDGAQRLAAHLVDSGNDGLVLNGTTGESPTTSDAEKAQLVRAVVEAVGDRAHIVAGCGTNDTHHSLELARQAEAAGAHGLLVVTPYYNKPPQEGLYQHFTAVADATGLPVMLYDIPGRSGVAISHETLVRLGEHPRIVANKDAKGDLGAASWAIARSGLAWYSGDDILNLPLLSVGAAGVVSVVGHVAAAQLRALIEAYTAGRVAEATAIHQSLLPVFTGMFRTQGVILSKAALGLQGHPAGPLRLPLVSATPEEIARLKEDLAAGGVHL from the coding sequence ATGGCTCCGACCTCCACCCCCCAGACTCCCTTCGGCCGGGTCCTCACCGCGATGGTGACCCCCTTCACGCCCGACGGCGCGCTCGACCTCGACGGCGCCCAGCGCCTGGCCGCGCACCTGGTCGACTCCGGCAACGACGGACTCGTCCTCAACGGCACCACCGGTGAGTCCCCGACCACCAGCGACGCCGAGAAGGCCCAGCTCGTCCGCGCCGTGGTGGAGGCGGTAGGGGACAGGGCGCACATCGTGGCCGGCTGCGGCACCAACGACACCCACCACAGCCTGGAGCTCGCCCGGCAGGCCGAGGCCGCCGGTGCCCACGGCCTGCTGGTGGTCACCCCGTACTACAACAAGCCCCCGCAGGAGGGCCTGTACCAGCACTTCACAGCCGTGGCCGACGCCACCGGGCTGCCCGTGATGCTGTACGACATCCCCGGCCGCAGCGGGGTGGCCATCAGCCACGAGACGCTGGTCCGGCTCGGCGAGCACCCGCGGATCGTCGCCAACAAGGACGCCAAGGGCGACCTCGGTGCCGCCTCCTGGGCGATCGCCCGCTCCGGCCTGGCCTGGTACTCCGGCGACGACATCCTCAACCTCCCGCTGCTCTCGGTCGGCGCCGCCGGCGTGGTGAGCGTGGTCGGCCACGTGGCCGCCGCCCAGCTGCGCGCGCTGATCGAGGCGTACACGGCGGGCCGGGTGGCCGAGGCCACCGCGATCCACCAGTCGCTGCTCCCGGTCTTCACCGGGATGTTCCGCACCCAGGGCGTCATCCTGAGCAAGGCCGCCCTCGGCCTCCAGGGCCACCCGGCCGGGCCGCTGCGGCTGCCGCTGGTCTCCGCCACGCCCGAGGAGATCGCCCGCCTGAAGGAGGATCTCGCCGCCGGCGGGGTACACCTGTAA
- the thyX gene encoding FAD-dependent thymidylate synthase, translating into MNDAVEQAPTFRSDVTVDLVRSAAQDSDVIWAARVSTAGEQSLEALQQDPEKSKGLINFLMRDRHGTPFEHNSMTFFISAPIFVFREFHRHRSGWSYNEESGRYRELQPVFYVPGADRKLVQQGRPGRYEFVDGTDKQQAVVAEQMESAYTAAYASYQAMLAEGVAREVARAVLPVGLFSSMYATCNARSLMHFLSLRTKAENAKVPSFPQREIEMVAEAMEEEWAKLMPLTHAAFNEHGRVAP; encoded by the coding sequence GTGAACGACGCAGTCGAGCAGGCCCCCACCTTCCGCAGCGATGTCACCGTCGACCTGGTCCGCAGCGCCGCCCAGGACTCCGACGTGATCTGGGCCGCCCGGGTCTCCACCGCGGGCGAGCAGTCCCTGGAGGCCCTCCAGCAGGACCCGGAGAAGTCCAAGGGCCTGATCAACTTCCTGATGCGGGACCGCCACGGCACCCCCTTCGAGCACAACTCGATGACCTTCTTCATCAGTGCGCCGATCTTCGTCTTCCGTGAGTTCCACCGGCACCGCAGCGGCTGGTCCTACAACGAGGAGTCCGGCCGCTACCGCGAGCTGCAGCCGGTCTTCTACGTCCCCGGCGCCGACCGCAAGCTCGTCCAGCAGGGCCGCCCCGGCCGGTACGAGTTCGTCGACGGCACCGACAAGCAGCAGGCCGTGGTCGCCGAGCAGATGGAGTCGGCCTACACCGCGGCCTACGCGTCCTACCAGGCGATGCTCGCCGAGGGCGTGGCCCGCGAGGTGGCCCGCGCCGTCCTCCCGGTCGGCCTGTTCTCCTCGATGTACGCCACCTGCAACGCCCGCTCGCTGATGCACTTCCTCTCGCTGCGCACCAAGGCCGAGAACGCCAAGGTGCCGTCCTTCCCCCAGCGGGAGATCGAGATGGTCGCCGAGGCGATGGAGGAGGAGTGGGCCAAGCTCATGCCCCTCACCCATGCGGCCTTCAACGAGCACGGTCGCGTCGCTCCCTGA
- a CDS encoding tetratricopeptide repeat protein: MTSRTGFFILSGVLLLVSLICIGEGVQLIATGKPLGIGIGLCAFVIPAIGVWFLRQTVRFGRASEQLARELEAEGGLPVDELKRTSGGRIDRASADAVFARRQAEAEATPGDWRVWFRLAVAYADAGDVPRARKTMQHAIKLHATGSTLGV, translated from the coding sequence ATGACTTCGCGCACCGGCTTCTTCATCCTCTCCGGCGTCCTGCTGCTGGTCTCCCTCATCTGCATAGGCGAGGGCGTCCAGCTGATCGCCACCGGCAAGCCGCTGGGCATCGGCATCGGCCTCTGCGCCTTCGTCATCCCGGCCATCGGCGTCTGGTTCCTCCGCCAGACCGTCCGCTTCGGCAGGGCCAGCGAGCAGCTCGCCCGCGAGCTGGAGGCCGAGGGCGGCCTCCCGGTGGACGAGCTCAAGCGCACCAGCGGAGGCCGGATCGACCGCGCCAGCGCCGACGCCGTCTTCGCCCGCCGCCAGGCCGAGGCCGAGGCCACCCCCGGCGACTGGCGGGTCTGGTTCCGCCTCGCGGTGGCCTACGCCGACGCCGGCGACGTGCCCCGCGCCCGCAAGACCATGCAGCACGCGATCAAGCTGCACGCCACGGGCTCTACCCTTGGTGTCTAG
- the dapB gene encoding 4-hydroxy-tetrahydrodipicolinate reductase, translating into MTLRVAVIGASGRIGSEAVKAVGAAEDMDLVATLGRADKLAALTEAGTRVAVELTHPDAVMANLEYCVANGIHVVTGTTGWTEERLATLRGWLAAAPEVGVLIAPNFSIGAVLAMKFAQTAAKYFETVEVVELHHNNKADAPSGTAARTAQLIAAARAEAGLPRQTDPTTHGLPGARGADVDGVPVHSVRLRGLLAHQEVLLGDTGETLTLRHDSLHHSCFMPGILLGARKVVDTPGLTFGLEHFLDL; encoded by the coding sequence ATGACCCTGCGTGTCGCCGTCATCGGCGCGAGCGGCCGGATCGGCTCGGAGGCCGTCAAGGCCGTCGGCGCGGCCGAGGACATGGACCTGGTGGCCACCCTGGGCCGGGCCGACAAGCTGGCGGCGCTCACCGAGGCCGGCACCCGGGTGGCCGTCGAGCTGACCCACCCCGACGCGGTGATGGCCAACCTCGAGTACTGCGTGGCCAACGGCATCCACGTGGTCACCGGCACCACCGGCTGGACCGAGGAGCGGCTGGCCACCCTGCGCGGCTGGCTGGCCGCCGCGCCCGAGGTCGGCGTGCTGATCGCGCCGAACTTCTCCATCGGCGCCGTGCTCGCGATGAAGTTCGCCCAGACCGCGGCGAAGTACTTCGAGACCGTCGAGGTCGTCGAGCTGCACCACAACAACAAGGCCGACGCCCCCTCCGGCACCGCCGCCCGGACCGCCCAGCTGATCGCGGCAGCCCGCGCCGAGGCCGGCCTGCCCCGGCAGACCGACCCGACCACCCACGGCCTGCCCGGCGCCCGCGGCGCCGACGTGGACGGCGTGCCGGTGCACTCGGTCCGCCTGCGCGGCCTGCTGGCCCACCAGGAGGTGCTGCTCGGCGACACCGGCGAGACGCTCACCCTGCGGCACGACTCGCTGCACCACAGCTGCTTCATGCCCGGCATCCTGCTCGGCGCCCGCAAGGTCGTCGACACCCCGGGGCTGACCTTCGGCCTCGAGCACTTCCTGGACCTGTGA
- a CDS encoding pitrilysin family protein produces MAQASAAHQRPGTTRTLLKGVDGAGTVRRTVLPGGLRVVTETLPTVRSATFGIWVGVGSRDETPVLNGATHYLEHLLFKGTERRSALDISAALDAVGGEMNAFTAKENTCYYARVLDTDLPLAIDVVCDMLTGSLIRPEDVEAERGVILEEMAMAEDDPGDVVHDLFAQVIYGSSPLGRPILGTQETVTNLSRDQIAGFYKRRYKPEHLVVAAAGNLDHAKVVRQVEKAFAEVLAKSEGHPAEARRGVKALRTAGKVEVLNRPTEQAHLVLGVPGVPRHDERRWAMGVLNAALGGGMSSRLFQEVREKRGLAYSVYSYSSSYADSGLFGIYAGCQPKRVEEVLRICREELAKVVAEGITEEELRRAIGQISGSTVLGMEDTGSLMNRIGKAELAYGHHLSVDDMLAKIASVTLEDVHAVARDVLGAHRPSLALIGPITDKRAAKLADLLA; encoded by the coding sequence GTGGCTCAGGCCTCGGCAGCACACCAGCGCCCCGGCACCACCCGGACGCTGCTCAAGGGCGTCGACGGCGCCGGCACGGTCCGGCGGACCGTGCTCCCCGGCGGCCTGCGGGTCGTCACCGAGACGCTGCCGACGGTCCGCTCGGCGACCTTCGGCATCTGGGTCGGCGTCGGCTCGCGCGACGAGACGCCCGTCCTGAACGGCGCCACGCACTACCTGGAGCACCTGCTCTTCAAGGGCACCGAGCGGCGCAGCGCGCTGGACATCTCGGCCGCCCTGGACGCCGTCGGCGGTGAGATGAACGCCTTCACCGCCAAGGAGAACACCTGCTACTACGCGCGGGTGCTCGACACCGACCTGCCGCTGGCCATCGACGTGGTCTGCGACATGCTCACCGGCTCGCTGATCCGCCCCGAGGACGTGGAGGCCGAGCGCGGCGTCATCCTCGAGGAGATGGCGATGGCCGAGGACGACCCGGGCGACGTGGTGCACGACCTGTTCGCCCAGGTCATCTACGGCTCCTCGCCGCTCGGCCGCCCGATCCTGGGCACCCAGGAGACGGTCACCAACCTCAGCCGGGACCAGATCGCGGGCTTCTACAAGCGCCGCTACAAGCCCGAGCACCTGGTGGTCGCCGCCGCCGGCAACCTCGACCACGCCAAGGTCGTCCGCCAGGTCGAGAAGGCCTTCGCCGAGGTGCTGGCCAAGTCCGAGGGCCACCCGGCCGAGGCCCGCCGCGGCGTCAAGGCGCTGCGCACGGCCGGCAAGGTCGAGGTGCTCAACCGCCCGACCGAGCAGGCCCACCTGGTGCTCGGCGTGCCCGGCGTGCCCCGGCACGACGAGCGCCGCTGGGCGATGGGCGTGCTCAACGCGGCCCTCGGCGGCGGCATGAGCTCGCGCCTGTTCCAGGAGGTCCGGGAGAAGCGCGGCCTGGCCTACTCGGTCTACTCGTACTCCTCCTCCTACGCCGACAGCGGCCTGTTCGGCATCTACGCCGGCTGCCAGCCCAAGCGGGTCGAGGAGGTGCTGCGGATCTGCCGCGAGGAGCTCGCCAAGGTGGTCGCCGAGGGCATCACCGAGGAGGAGCTGCGCCGCGCGATCGGCCAGATCTCCGGCTCCACCGTGCTCGGCATGGAGGACACCGGCTCGCTGATGAACCGGATCGGCAAGGCCGAGCTGGCCTACGGCCACCACCTCTCGGTGGACGACATGCTGGCGAAGATCGCCTCGGTCACCCTGGAGGACGTGCACGCCGTGGCCCGGGACGTGCTGGGCGCCCACCGCCCCTCGCTGGCCCTGATCGGCCCGATCACCGACAAGCGGGCCGCCAAGCTCGCCGACCTGCTCGCCTGA
- a CDS encoding polyribonucleotide nucleotidyltransferase has protein sequence MEENVFYAEAVIDNGSFGTRTIRFETGRLARQAAGSAVAYLDDDTMVLSATSASKQPKEHFDFFPLTVDVEERMYAAGRIPGSFFRREGRPSEDAILTCRLIDRPLRPSFVKGLRNEIQVVVTVMALNPDHLYDVVAINAASASTQLAGLPFSGPIGGVRVALIKGQWVAFPTHTELEDAVFDMVVAGRTLPDGDVAIMMVEAEATDKTIKLVEGGAEAPTEDVVAAGLEAAKPFIKVLCAAQTKLAAQAAKPTGEFPVFLDYQDDVLAALTTAVKGELAKALTIAGKQERQNELDRVKAIAAEKLLPEFEGREKEISAAYNALTKKIVRERVIKDKVRIDGRGVTDIRTLAAEVEAIPRVHGSALFERGETQILGVTTLNMLRMEQQLDTLSPETRRRYMHNYNFPPYSVGETGRVGSPKRREIGHGALAERAILPVLPTREEFPYAIRQVSEALGSNGSTSMGSVCASTMSLLNAGVPLKAAVAGIAMGLISQEIDGETHYVALTDILGAEDAFGDMDFKVAGTRNFITALQLDTKLNGIPASVLAAALKQAKDARLHILDVMNEAIDAPDEMSPNAPRIITIKIPVDKIGEVIGPKGKMINQIQEDTGADITIEDDGTIYIGAVDGPSAEAARTTINQIANPTMPEVGERYLGTVVKTTTFGAFVSLMPGKDGLLHISQIRKLAGGKRVENVEDVLGVGAKVQVEIAEIDPRGKLSLIPVVEGEEGGEAASE, from the coding sequence GTGGAAGAGAACGTGTTCTACGCCGAGGCCGTCATCGACAACGGCAGCTTCGGCACCCGTACCATCCGTTTCGAGACCGGCCGCCTGGCTCGTCAGGCCGCCGGCTCCGCCGTGGCCTACCTGGACGACGACACCATGGTGCTGTCGGCCACCAGCGCCTCCAAGCAGCCGAAGGAGCACTTCGACTTCTTCCCGCTGACGGTGGACGTCGAGGAGCGGATGTACGCCGCGGGCCGCATCCCCGGCTCGTTCTTCCGTCGTGAGGGCCGGCCCTCCGAGGACGCGATCCTCACCTGCCGCCTGATCGACCGCCCGCTGCGCCCGTCCTTCGTCAAGGGCCTGCGCAACGAGATCCAGGTCGTCGTGACGGTCATGGCGCTCAACCCGGACCACCTGTACGACGTGGTGGCCATCAACGCCGCCTCCGCGTCCACCCAGCTGGCCGGCCTGCCGTTCTCCGGCCCGATCGGCGGCGTCCGCGTCGCGCTGATCAAGGGCCAGTGGGTGGCCTTCCCGACCCACACCGAGCTCGAGGACGCCGTCTTCGACATGGTCGTGGCCGGCCGCACCCTGCCGGACGGCGACGTCGCGATCATGATGGTCGAGGCCGAGGCCACGGACAAGACCATCAAGCTGGTCGAGGGCGGCGCCGAGGCGCCGACCGAGGATGTCGTCGCCGCCGGTCTCGAGGCCGCGAAGCCGTTCATCAAGGTCCTGTGCGCCGCGCAGACCAAGCTGGCCGCCCAGGCCGCCAAGCCCACCGGCGAGTTCCCGGTCTTCCTGGACTACCAGGACGACGTGCTGGCCGCGCTGACCACCGCCGTCAAGGGCGAGCTGGCCAAGGCGCTGACCATCGCGGGCAAGCAGGAGCGCCAGAACGAGCTGGACCGTGTCAAGGCGATCGCCGCCGAGAAGCTGCTGCCGGAGTTCGAGGGCCGCGAGAAGGAGATCAGCGCCGCCTACAACGCGCTGACCAAGAAGATCGTCCGCGAGCGCGTCATCAAGGACAAGGTCCGCATCGACGGCCGCGGCGTCACCGACATCCGCACCCTGGCCGCCGAGGTCGAGGCCATCCCGCGCGTGCACGGTTCCGCGCTGTTCGAGCGTGGCGAGACCCAGATCCTGGGCGTCACCACCCTCAACATGCTCCGCATGGAGCAGCAGCTCGACACGCTCTCCCCGGAGACGCGTCGCCGCTACATGCACAACTACAACTTCCCGCCGTACTCGGTCGGCGAGACCGGCCGCGTCGGTTCGCCGAAGCGCCGCGAGATCGGCCACGGCGCGCTGGCCGAGCGGGCGATCCTGCCCGTGCTGCCGACCCGCGAGGAGTTCCCCTACGCGATCCGCCAGGTCTCCGAGGCGCTGGGCTCCAACGGCTCCACCTCGATGGGCTCGGTCTGCGCCTCCACCATGTCGCTGCTGAACGCCGGTGTGCCGCTCAAGGCCGCCGTCGCCGGCATCGCCATGGGCCTCATCTCCCAGGAGATCGACGGCGAGACGCACTACGTCGCGCTGACCGACATCCTCGGCGCCGAGGACGCGTTCGGTGACATGGACTTCAAGGTCGCCGGTACCCGCAACTTCATCACCGCCCTCCAGCTGGACACCAAGCTGAACGGCATCCCGGCCTCCGTCCTGGCCGCCGCCCTCAAGCAGGCCAAGGACGCCCGTCTGCACATCCTCGATGTGATGAACGAGGCCATCGACGCGCCCGACGAGATGTCGCCGAACGCGCCGCGCATCATCACCATCAAGATCCCGGTGGACAAGATCGGTGAGGTCATCGGCCCCAAGGGCAAGATGATCAACCAGATCCAGGAGGACACCGGCGCGGACATCACCATCGAGGACGACGGCACCATCTACATCGGTGCGGTCGACGGTCCCTCGGCGGAGGCTGCCCGTACGACGATCAACCAGATCGCCAACCCGACCATGCCGGAGGTCGGCGAGCGCTACCTGGGCACCGTGGTGAAGACCACGACGTTCGGCGCGTTCGTGTCGCTCATGCCGGGCAAGGACGGCCTGCTGCACATCTCGCAGATCCGCAAGCTCGCCGGTGGCAAGCGCGTGGAGAACGTCGAGGACGTGCTCGGCGTCGGCGCCAAGGTGCAGGTCGAGATCGCCGAGATCGACCCGCGCGGCAAGCTCTCGCTGATCCCGGTCGTCGAGGGCGAGGAGGGCGGCGAGGCCGCCTCCGAGTGA